A genome region from Natronobeatus ordinarius includes the following:
- a CDS encoding TRAM domain-containing protein, whose translation MEISDKLLCLFSTDVSVEDDRYVIEVPRQEVETGDIDPDEVYRVALISRESADSDVSTSSSTTSRRTSAPSEPQPPVEVGETRYVEIEDIGKQGDGIARVERGYVIIVPGAEVGERVKIEVSEVKSNFAVGEIIEETF comes from the coding sequence GTGGAGATATCTGACAAACTCCTGTGTCTGTTCAGCACGGACGTCTCGGTCGAGGACGACCGGTACGTCATCGAAGTACCGCGCCAAGAGGTCGAAACCGGCGACATCGATCCGGACGAGGTCTACCGCGTCGCGCTCATCTCGCGTGAGAGCGCAGACAGCGACGTCAGCACGAGTTCGAGCACGACGTCTCGACGAACCAGTGCGCCGTCGGAGCCACAGCCACCGGTCGAGGTCGGCGAGACGCGCTACGTCGAGATCGAAGACATCGGCAAGCAGGGCGACGGCATCGCGCGCGTCGAACGGGGCTACGTCATCATCGTTCCCGGCGCCGAGGTCGGCGAACGCGTCAAGATCGAAGTCAGCGAGGTCAAGTCCAACTTCGCCGTCGGCGAGATCATCGAAGAAACCTTCTAG
- a CDS encoding heptaprenylglyceryl phosphate synthase: protein MDVDWDAITHVTKVDPAKPLPADLDVLAGTDLVLVGGSDDVTEENTLEAVEAVRSAIPNVPVFQEPYDAAHVSRETIDRVDAVAVPAVYNGDREHFVGKHVDLFTELGRQPDAFVGSSVPLVGDLLASKGTELVSEIAGKLLGEGYVVQHLESAAAAVSGVEETYTPAQVAGAALATETFYGFPIFYVEYSGTYGGPEDVEAAARYLEETTLCYGGGIDSREQASEILEAGADAIVVGDCFHDDPDAYLETISACE from the coding sequence CCGACCTCGACGTACTCGCGGGCACCGACCTGGTACTCGTTGGCGGCTCCGACGACGTCACCGAGGAGAACACGCTCGAGGCGGTCGAGGCCGTCAGATCGGCGATCCCGAACGTCCCTGTCTTCCAGGAGCCGTACGACGCGGCCCACGTCTCCCGGGAGACGATCGACCGCGTCGACGCGGTCGCCGTCCCCGCGGTCTACAACGGCGACCGGGAGCACTTCGTCGGCAAGCACGTCGACCTCTTCACCGAACTCGGACGGCAACCCGACGCGTTCGTCGGCTCGAGCGTCCCCCTCGTCGGGGACCTGCTCGCCTCGAAGGGTACAGAACTGGTCTCGGAAATCGCGGGCAAACTGCTCGGCGAGGGCTACGTCGTCCAGCACCTCGAGTCGGCGGCGGCCGCCGTCTCGGGCGTCGAGGAGACGTACACCCCGGCGCAGGTCGCCGGCGCGGCGCTCGCGACGGAGACGTTCTACGGCTTCCCGATTTTTTACGTCGAGTACTCGGGAACCTACGGCGGCCCCGAAGACGTCGAAGCGGCGGCGCGGTACCTCGAGGAGACGACGCTGTGCTACGGCGGCGGCATCGACAGCCGAGAGCAGGCGAGTGAGATCCTCGAGGCGGGCGCGGACGCCATCGTCGTCGGCGACTGTTTCCACGACGACCCGGATGCGTACCTCGAGACGATCTCGGCCTGCGAGTGA